The Aurantiacibacter gangjinensis genome includes a region encoding these proteins:
- a CDS encoding pirin family protein, whose protein sequence is MSIVKTVTPTSHDLGGFTVRRAVPSKEARMVGPFVFVDQFGPAQLDLGKGMDVRPHPHINLATVTWLFDGAIEHRDSIGSYSTIRPGTVNLMTAGSGIVHSERSPQEERAKGPALYGMQTWLALPDGQEEIDPAFEAVSDLPWIDGDGARAQIIMGELWGERAPTTTHAETIYAEIVLSEGGSIPIDAEADERALMLVGGDASVDGMALNLYDLVVLKPGAAMTLSSRSGGRVMLLGGEAFATKRHVWWNFVSSDRERINQAKEDWREGRFAKVPGDDAEYIPLPDGKPKTVSYP, encoded by the coding sequence ATGTCCATCGTGAAGACCGTCACCCCCACCAGCCACGATCTTGGCGGTTTCACCGTGCGGCGCGCGGTGCCGAGCAAAGAGGCGCGCATGGTGGGGCCGTTCGTCTTCGTGGACCAGTTCGGCCCGGCGCAGCTTGATCTGGGCAAGGGAATGGATGTGCGCCCACATCCGCATATCAACCTCGCCACCGTCACATGGCTGTTCGACGGCGCGATCGAGCATCGCGATTCCATCGGCAGCTATTCCACCATCCGCCCCGGCACGGTGAATTTGATGACGGCGGGCAGCGGCATCGTCCATTCGGAGCGCAGCCCGCAGGAAGAGCGCGCGAAAGGCCCGGCGCTGTATGGTATGCAAACCTGGCTCGCTCTGCCGGACGGTCAGGAAGAGATCGATCCTGCGTTCGAGGCCGTCAGCGACTTGCCATGGATCGACGGCGACGGCGCGCGGGCGCAGATCATCATGGGTGAGCTCTGGGGCGAGCGCGCGCCCACAACGACGCATGCCGAAACCATCTATGCCGAAATCGTGCTGAGCGAAGGCGGCTCGATCCCCATCGATGCCGAGGCAGACGAGCGCGCGTTGATGCTGGTCGGCGGGGATGCCAGCGTCGACGGCATGGCGCTAAACCTCTACGATCTCGTCGTGCTGAAACCTGGCGCGGCGATGACGCTTTCCAGCCGCTCCGGCGGGCGCGTGATGCTGCTGGGCGGCGAAGCCTTTGCGACCAAGCGCCATGTCTGGTGGAATTTCGTGAGCAGCGACCGCGAGCGGATCAACCAGGCAAAAGAAGATTGGCGCGAAGGCCGCTTTGCCAAAGTGCCGGGTGACGATGCGGAGTATATCCCGTTGCCCGATGGCAAGCCGAAGACGGTCAGCTATCCGTGA
- a CDS encoding FKBP-type peptidyl-prolyl cis-trans isomerase — protein sequence MKKPVLPLIALGLAAASVVTATAQDMAAPAPGEVGSLEWHNAQQLALHERTAADGWSTLDGGIKFRRFGGDGSGPAPTVEDEITIHYHGTFPDGTVFDSSLERGEPATFPLSRLIRGWQTAIPYMGVGDSATVVIPAEQAYGLEGRGPIPGGATLIFNIDLLGIPSQPSVPPAISQ from the coding sequence ATGAAGAAACCCGTCCTTCCCTTGATCGCCCTCGGCCTTGCCGCCGCTTCCGTCGTCACCGCTACCGCGCAGGACATGGCGGCACCCGCGCCCGGCGAAGTCGGCAGCCTCGAATGGCACAACGCGCAGCAACTTGCTCTGCATGAACGCACTGCGGCGGATGGCTGGTCCACGCTCGACGGCGGCATCAAGTTTCGGCGGTTTGGCGGAGACGGAAGCGGTCCGGCGCCTACTGTCGAGGACGAAATTACCATCCATTATCACGGCACCTTTCCCGATGGCACGGTGTTCGACAGCTCGCTTGAACGCGGTGAGCCCGCCACTTTCCCACTCTCGCGGCTGATCCGGGGTTGGCAGACGGCGATCCCGTATATGGGTGTGGGTGACAGTGCGACGGTCGTTATCCCGGCAGAGCAGGCCTATGGTCTGGAAGGCCGTGGGCCGATCCCCGGCGGCGCTACCCTTATTTTCAATATCGACCTGCTGGGCATCCCCAGCCAGCCGAGCGTGCCTCCAGCTATCTCGCAATGA
- a CDS encoding alpha/beta fold hydrolase: MSELTRVELQNGIALDVWDSGPRDAPALIFLHGFPENHRTWRHQIEHLNTRFRCIAPDQRGYGNSSRPEGVEHYDPQALVGDIVALAGALDVAEFTVVGHDWGGALAWGIAALGQATGLVTRAVIANAPHPAVFQRLLLTDRAQREASQYMRTFRDPANDALVREHGLGALLQQALSWTDRPDYDPAELAVLMEQWSDPDRAIAMLNWYRASGIGVPGMDDPYADPADVTPPPFPRLDIPTLVIWGMDDEALLPANIEGLDEWVSDLTIQRVPDAGHFVPWEAPDPVNAAMARFLEKTA, from the coding sequence ATGAGCGAGCTCACCCGCGTCGAGCTGCAAAACGGCATTGCGCTGGACGTCTGGGACAGCGGCCCACGCGATGCACCCGCGCTCATATTCCTGCACGGTTTTCCCGAGAACCACCGGACCTGGCGGCACCAGATCGAGCATCTAAACACGCGCTTCCGCTGCATCGCGCCCGACCAGCGCGGTTACGGCAATTCTTCGCGGCCCGAGGGTGTGGAGCATTACGATCCGCAAGCGCTGGTCGGCGATATCGTCGCTCTGGCAGGCGCCCTTGATGTGGCCGAGTTTACCGTGGTCGGGCACGATTGGGGCGGTGCGCTGGCATGGGGCATTGCCGCGTTAGGGCAGGCGACCGGCCTCGTCACCCGCGCCGTGATCGCCAACGCCCCGCACCCCGCCGTCTTCCAGCGCCTGCTGCTGACCGACCGCGCCCAGCGCGAGGCCAGCCAGTATATGCGTACTTTCCGCGATCCCGCGAATGACGCGCTGGTGCGCGAACACGGGCTTGGCGCGCTTTTGCAACAGGCGCTCAGCTGGACGGACCGCCCGGATTACGATCCGGCCGAACTGGCAGTGCTGATGGAGCAATGGTCCGATCCGGACCGCGCCATCGCCATGCTCAACTGGTACCGCGCCAGCGGCATCGGCGTGCCGGGCATGGACGATCCCTATGCCGATCCCGCCGATGTCACGCCGCCGCCCTTCCCGCGCCTCGACATCCCGACGCTGGTGATCTGGGGCATGGACGATGAGGCACTTCTGCCTGCCAATATCGAGGGGCTGGACGAGTGGGTGTCCGACCTCACCATCCAGCGCGTTCCCGATGCAGGCCATTTCGTGCCGTGGGAAGCGCCCGACCCGGTGAATGCCGCGATGGCAAGGTTCCTGGAAAAGACCGCGTAA
- the hisG gene encoding ATP phosphoribosyltransferase, translated as MTQTADTARSGPLTFAIPKGRILDEALPVMADAGIVPEAAFHDKLDRSLSFADETGDMRILRVRAFDVATFVAFGAAQMGIVGSDVVEEFDYSELYAPVDLGIGACRLSVAEPADPAEQGSGNASHLRVATKYPNLTSRYFEKQGIQAECIKLNGAMELAPSIGLAGRIVDLVSTGGTLKSNGLVETKVIMQVSARLIVNRAAWKTDPRVAALVERFRAQAEREAA; from the coding sequence ATGACACAAACCGCCGACACCGCCCGGTCCGGGCCCCTGACTTTCGCCATTCCCAAGGGACGCATCCTCGACGAGGCGCTGCCGGTGATGGCGGATGCCGGCATCGTGCCCGAGGCCGCCTTTCACGACAAGCTGGACCGGTCGCTCAGCTTCGCCGACGAGACTGGCGATATGCGCATCCTGCGCGTGCGTGCTTTCGATGTGGCAACTTTCGTGGCTTTCGGCGCGGCGCAGATGGGGATTGTCGGCTCCGACGTTGTCGAAGAGTTCGACTATTCGGAGCTCTATGCCCCGGTCGACCTCGGCATCGGTGCGTGCCGCCTTTCAGTGGCAGAGCCGGCAGACCCTGCCGAACAGGGCAGCGGCAATGCCAGCCACTTGCGTGTGGCGACGAAGTATCCGAACCTCACCAGCCGATATTTCGAGAAGCAGGGCATCCAGGCCGAATGCATCAAGCTGAACGGCGCGATGGAACTCGCCCCGTCCATCGGCCTTGCCGGCCGCATCGTGGACCTTGTGTCCACCGGCGGTACGCTGAAATCCAATGGTCTGGTGGAGACGAAGGTCATCATGCAGGTGAGCGCACGGCTGATCGTCAACCGCGCCGCCTGGAAAACCGATCCGCGCGTTGCCGCGCTGGTCGAGCGTTTCCGCGCGCAGGCCGAGAGGGAGGCCGCCTGA
- the hisD gene encoding histidinol dehydrogenase: MRRLSIHDEDFATKFDRIVEDRRESDANVASDVRSIIEQVRLKGDEALVDYTMRYDKHALTADVASWKIGKDQCKVAYDMLLPDVREALDLAATRIRAYHEGQLPEDRDYRDATDTRIGARWNAVEAAGLYVPGGRAAYPSSLLMNAIPAKVAGVDRLVVCTPTPKGAMNDLVLAAAHLAGVDEIWRIGGAQAVAALAYGTRRIRPVDVITGPGNAWVAEAKRQLYGVVGIDMVAGPSEILVIADDRNDPDWIAADLMSQAEHDPTSQSILITDDRAYAAAVEDAVDVLLAQIATGMTATESWAQHGVVVVVDDLLEDAPALANRLAAEHVQIAIDDPEAMFAKIRHAGSVFLGRHTPEAIGDYVAGPNHVLPTGRRARFSSGLSVLDFMKRTSFIELDEAGLAKLGPAAAALAEIEGLPAHARSVTVRLK, from the coding sequence ATGCGCCGTCTCTCCATCCATGACGAGGACTTTGCCACCAAGTTCGACCGGATCGTCGAGGACCGCCGCGAAAGCGACGCCAACGTCGCCAGCGATGTGCGCTCGATCATCGAGCAGGTGCGGCTGAAAGGCGACGAGGCGCTGGTGGATTACACCATGCGTTACGACAAGCACGCGCTCACCGCCGATGTCGCCAGCTGGAAGATCGGCAAGGACCAGTGCAAGGTCGCTTACGACATGCTGCTGCCCGACGTGCGCGAGGCGCTGGACCTCGCGGCCACGCGCATCCGGGCTTACCATGAAGGCCAGCTGCCCGAAGATCGCGACTATCGCGATGCGACGGACACGCGCATCGGGGCGCGCTGGAATGCGGTGGAAGCGGCGGGCCTGTATGTGCCCGGCGGCCGTGCAGCCTACCCCTCCAGCCTCCTGATGAATGCGATCCCGGCAAAGGTTGCAGGCGTGGACAGGCTGGTCGTCTGTACGCCGACGCCGAAAGGCGCGATGAACGACCTCGTGCTGGCTGCCGCGCATCTGGCGGGTGTGGACGAAATCTGGCGCATTGGCGGCGCGCAGGCAGTTGCCGCGCTCGCCTATGGCACGCGGCGCATCCGCCCGGTCGATGTGATCACCGGCCCGGGCAATGCATGGGTCGCGGAAGCCAAACGCCAGCTTTACGGCGTGGTCGGCATCGACATGGTAGCCGGGCCGAGCGAAATCCTGGTGATCGCCGACGACAGGAACGATCCCGACTGGATCGCGGCAGACCTGATGAGCCAGGCCGAGCACGACCCGACCAGTCAGTCCATCCTCATCACCGATGACCGCGCCTATGCTGCCGCCGTGGAAGATGCGGTGGACGTGCTGCTCGCCCAGATCGCCACCGGCATGACCGCCACCGAGAGCTGGGCGCAGCACGGCGTGGTGGTCGTGGTGGACGATTTGCTGGAGGATGCCCCGGCCCTCGCCAATCGCCTCGCCGCCGAACACGTCCAGATCGCGATCGACGATCCCGAAGCGATGTTCGCCAAAATTCGCCATGCTGGCAGCGTCTTCCTTGGCCGCCACACGCCCGAAGCCATCGGCGATTATGTCGCCGGGCCGAACCATGTGCTGCCGACCGGACGCCGCGCGCGCTTTTCCAGCGGGCTTTCAGTGCTCGATTTCATGAAGCGCACCAGCTTCATCGAACTGGACGAGGCCGGTCTGGCAAAGCTCGGTCCGGCCGCCGCCGCGCTGGCCGAAATCGAAGGGCTGCCCGCCCATGCCCGCAGCGTTACCGTGAGATTGAAATGA
- the nusB gene encoding transcription antitermination factor NusB, which produces MSQNKRSPNSRSRARSAARLAAVQALYQRHMEKTALAKLLDEFHQHRLGAEIEDEQYEDAEVEFFDDVVSGVVARQVEIDTLLTGRLAEGWTLLRLDKTMLQILRCGAYELLARADVPMATAISEYVDVAHAFFDQREAKFVNGVLDGVAKEVRA; this is translated from the coding sequence ATGAGCCAGAACAAACGCTCGCCAAATAGTCGTTCAAGGGCGAGAAGCGCCGCGCGCCTTGCCGCCGTGCAGGCGCTGTACCAGCGCCACATGGAAAAGACCGCGCTCGCCAAACTGCTGGACGAGTTCCACCAGCACCGGCTCGGCGCGGAGATCGAGGACGAGCAGTACGAGGATGCCGAAGTCGAATTTTTCGACGACGTCGTTTCCGGCGTGGTCGCGCGACAGGTGGAGATCGATACGCTGTTGACGGGGCGTCTGGCCGAAGGCTGGACGCTGCTGCGGCTCGACAAGACCATGCTGCAGATCCTGAGATGCGGGGCCTACGAGCTGCTCGCCCGCGCCGATGTACCGATGGCCACCGCAATCAGCGAATATGTCGATGTGGCGCATGCCTTCTTCGACCAGCGTGAAGCGAAATTCGTAAACGGCGTGCTGGATGGCGTGGCGAAGGAAGTGCGGGCTTAG
- the thiL gene encoding thiamine-phosphate kinase produces MNEAEFIAALRSLPLHPGSRGLMDDAAVLEFGGETLVLTHDTMVEGMHFLPSQDMADVAWKLVATNLSDLAAKGAQPVGILLSHMLGEDDDRFVSGLAEVCQHYNVPLLGGDTVSGDGTRVLGCTAIGRATHVPVPARSGAQIGDHLYVTGRLGEAMLGFEALRDGTGADSTAYRRPLARMAEGETLAPLVTAMMDVSDGLLLDAFRMADASETSFAIDTAAIPVADDARRMDCLTWGDDYELLFTLPADAHPPIPATRIGSVEPKGFASLFVDGEPVTNPQGLGYRHEAP; encoded by the coding sequence TTGAACGAAGCCGAATTTATCGCCGCCCTGCGCAGCCTCCCGCTCCACCCCGGATCGCGTGGCCTGATGGACGATGCCGCGGTGCTGGAATTCGGCGGCGAAACGCTGGTCCTCACCCACGACACGATGGTCGAAGGCATGCATTTCCTGCCGTCGCAGGACATGGCCGATGTCGCTTGGAAGCTGGTGGCCACCAACCTGTCCGACTTGGCAGCAAAAGGCGCGCAGCCTGTTGGCATCTTGCTCAGCCACATGCTGGGTGAAGACGACGACAGGTTCGTCAGCGGCCTTGCCGAGGTTTGCCAGCACTACAATGTCCCCCTGCTGGGCGGGGACACCGTTTCGGGCGACGGCACGCGCGTGCTCGGCTGCACCGCCATCGGACGTGCGACGCATGTGCCCGTCCCCGCACGCTCCGGCGCGCAGATCGGTGATCATCTTTACGTCACCGGCAGGCTGGGCGAAGCGATGCTGGGGTTCGAGGCGCTGCGTGATGGCACTGGGGCCGACAGCACAGCCTATCGCCGCCCGCTGGCGCGCATGGCCGAAGGGGAAACGCTCGCCCCGCTCGTGACCGCCATGATGGATGTGTCGGACGGATTGCTACTCGATGCGTTCCGCATGGCCGACGCCAGCGAAACGTCATTCGCCATCGACACCGCCGCCATTCCCGTTGCGGACGATGCCCGCCGCATGGATTGCCTGACATGGGGCGACGATTACGAGCTTCTCTTCACCCTGCCCGCTGACGCGCATCCGCCAATCCCGGCCACACGCATCGGGAGCGTCGAGCCGAAAGGCTTCGCCTCCCTGTTCGTCGATGGCGAGCCGGTGACCAACCCGCAAGGCCTGGGCTACCGTCACGAAGCGCCGTAA
- a CDS encoding sodium-translocating pyrophosphatase: MELVFYAIIAGVLAVLYGFITSRQVLGASAGNAKMQEIAGAIQEGAQAYLNRQYTTIGLVGVVVAVLVAVFLDLIPAIGFVIGAVLSGVAGYIGMNISVRSNVRTAAAAEKGLQEGLTIAFRAGAITGMLVAGLALLAISVFFYVLVGPMGLEANSRAVIDGLVGLAFGASLISIFARLGGGIFTKAADVGADLVGKVEAGIPEDDPRNPATIADNVGDNVGDCAGMAADLFETYVVTVGATMVLTALLLTGIGDLLLPLMTLPLLIGGACIVTSIIGTYFVRLGKGGTNVMGAMYKGFGVTAVLAIPLIYLVIQFALGDMNAPIGGVDLSAVDAGNPAEEGTAAVTQSFTGMDLFWCSLIGIVLTGVIIWITEYYTGTNFRPVRSIAKASETGHGTNVIQGLAISLESTALPTVVIIAAIIGAYELAGLIGLAYGATAMLALAGVVVALDAYGPVTDNAGGIAEMSGLDESVREKTDLLDAVGNTTKAVTKGYAIGSAGLAALVLFSAYTADLRAYFPDVDVDFSLENPYVIVGLLLGALLPYLFGAMGMTAVGRAAGDVVVDVRDQFKNDPGIMEGTSRPNYARTVDLVTKAAIKEMIIPSLLPVLAPIVVFFVIRWIDGPQSAFAALGALLLGVIVGGLFVALSMTAGGGAWDNAKKYIEDGNHGGKGSEAHKAAVTGDTVGDPYKDTAGPAVNPMIKITNIVALLLLAALAH; the protein is encoded by the coding sequence ATGGAGCTTGTCTTTTACGCAATCATAGCTGGTGTGCTGGCCGTGCTTTACGGCTTCATCACCAGTCGCCAGGTGCTGGGTGCCAGCGCCGGCAACGCCAAGATGCAGGAAATCGCAGGCGCGATCCAGGAAGGCGCGCAAGCCTATCTGAACCGCCAATACACCACCATCGGCCTCGTCGGCGTGGTCGTGGCCGTGCTGGTCGCGGTATTCCTCGACCTTATCCCGGCCATCGGCTTCGTAATCGGTGCCGTACTGTCGGGCGTGGCAGGCTATATCGGGATGAACATCTCGGTCCGCTCCAACGTGCGCACCGCTGCCGCTGCGGAGAAGGGTTTGCAGGAAGGCCTTACCATCGCTTTCCGCGCAGGTGCCATCACCGGCATGCTGGTGGCGGGCCTCGCCCTGCTGGCCATTTCGGTGTTCTTCTACGTGCTGGTCGGCCCGATGGGGCTGGAAGCCAATAGTCGCGCCGTGATCGACGGGCTTGTCGGCCTCGCCTTCGGAGCCTCGCTCATCTCCATCTTCGCGCGCCTCGGCGGCGGTATCTTCACCAAGGCCGCAGACGTCGGCGCAGACCTCGTCGGCAAGGTGGAAGCGGGTATCCCGGAAGACGATCCCCGCAACCCCGCCACTATCGCGGACAATGTGGGCGACAATGTCGGCGACTGTGCTGGCATGGCTGCCGACCTGTTCGAGACCTATGTCGTCACCGTGGGTGCGACCATGGTGCTCACCGCGCTGCTGCTGACCGGTATCGGCGACCTGCTGCTGCCGCTGATGACCCTGCCGCTGCTGATCGGCGGTGCCTGCATCGTCACCAGCATCATCGGCACGTACTTCGTGCGGCTCGGCAAGGGCGGCACGAACGTGATGGGCGCGATGTACAAGGGCTTCGGCGTCACTGCCGTTCTCGCCATCCCGCTGATCTACCTTGTCATCCAGTTCGCACTGGGCGACATGAATGCGCCGATCGGCGGCGTGGACCTGAGTGCGGTCGATGCGGGCAACCCCGCGGAAGAAGGCACTGCTGCCGTCACGCAGAGCTTTACCGGCATGGACCTGTTCTGGTGTTCCCTGATCGGTATCGTGCTGACAGGCGTCATCATCTGGATCACCGAGTATTACACGGGCACCAATTTCCGCCCCGTGCGCTCGATCGCCAAGGCTTCGGAAACGGGTCACGGCACGAACGTGATCCAGGGCCTGGCCATCAGCCTGGAATCGACCGCCCTTCCCACCGTCGTCATCATCGCCGCCATCATCGGTGCGTATGAACTGGCGGGCCTCATCGGTCTGGCTTACGGCGCGACTGCCATGTTGGCACTGGCCGGTGTGGTCGTGGCTCTCGATGCTTACGGCCCTGTCACCGACAATGCCGGCGGTATTGCCGAAATGTCGGGCCTCGATGAAAGCGTTCGTGAAAAGACGGACCTGCTGGATGCCGTTGGCAACACCACCAAGGCCGTGACCAAGGGCTATGCCATCGGTTCCGCCGGTCTTGCCGCGCTGGTGCTGTTCTCCGCCTATACGGCCGACCTTCGGGCCTATTTTCCCGATGTGGACGTCGATTTCAGCCTGGAGAACCCCTACGTCATCGTCGGCCTGCTGCTCGGCGCGCTGCTGCCCTATCTCTTCGGAGCCATGGGCATGACCGCTGTCGGCCGCGCTGCGGGCGATGTGGTTGTCGATGTGCGCGACCAGTTCAAGAACGATCCGGGCATCATGGAAGGCACCAGCCGTCCCAACTATGCCCGCACGGTGGACCTCGTCACCAAGGCAGCGATCAAGGAGATGATCATCCCCTCGCTGTTGCCGGTGCTGGCGCCCATCGTGGTGTTCTTCGTGATCCGCTGGATCGACGGCCCGCAAAGTGCCTTCGCGGCGCTGGGCGCGCTGCTTCTCGGCGTAATCGTGGGCGGTCTCTTCGTGGCGCTTTCCATGACTGCCGGTGGCGGCGCATGGGATAATGCCAAGAAATACATCGAAGACGGCAATCACGGCGGCAAGGGCTCCGAAGCCCACAAGGCCGCGGTGACGGGCGATACGGTCGGTGACCCTTACAAGGACACTGCCGGCCCCGCCGTGAACCCGATGATCAAGATCACCAATATCGTGGCCCTACTGCTGCTGGCAGCCTTGGCGCACTGA